GTAACCCGGAAGGGGAAATGGACCGCAATATCCTTGAGCGCATGATTGCGCCGCTGGAACACATGCTGCGTAACGCGCTGGACCATGGTATCGAGACCCCCGCAGACCGCAAGAAAGCCGGCAAGCCGGAAACCGGTGAAGTGACCCTGTCGCTGACCCGTGAAGGTGGCGATGTGGTACTGCGGATGATCGACGACGGCGCCGGCATACCGGCCCAGGTCATTCGTGACAAGGCCATTCGCCAGGGCATGATGTCGGCGGATGAAGATCTGAGCGAGCGCGAAGTCCTGCAGTTCATCCTGCAGCCAGGCTTCTCCACCGCACAACAGGTCACCCAGATTTCCGGCCGTGGCGTCGGCATGGACGTGGTTGCCAGCGAGATCAAACAGCTTGGCGGCAGCCTGGATATCGACTCCACGGTCGGCAAGGGCACCGTATTCACCGTTCGCCTGCCATTCACGGTATCCGTCAACCGGGCATTGATGGTCTCTACCGGCGAGGATTTCTACGCCATCCCGCTGAACACCATTGAAGGTATCGTACGGGTCAGCACCTATGAGCTTGAGGAATATTACAAGCCAGAAGCGCCCCTTTACGAATACGCCGGCCAGCAGTACCGCCTGCAGTACCTGGGCAGCCTACTGAACAGTGATCACCATCCCAAGCTTCAGGGCCAGGCCCTGCCACTGCCGGTCATCCTGGTGCGTGGTGCCGAGCAGCCCATGGCCCTGCAGGTGGACAGCCTGATGGGCAGTCGCGAAATCGTGGTCAAGTCTCTTGGCCCGCAGTTCAGTACCGTACGTGGTGTGTCCGGTGCCACCATCCTTGGTGATGGTAACGTGGTGGTGATCCTCGACCTGCCGGCAATGATTCGTTCCGACATCCTTTCCGAGCGCCAGCGAATTGCCAACCTCGAGAAGGCCAAGGAAGCCTCACGCCGCGTGGAACAGTCCACCGTGGTTATGGTGGTGGACGACTCGGTCACCGTGCGCAAGGTTACCTCCCGCCTGCTGGAGCGTAATGGCATGGAAGTGATCACGGCCAAAGACGGCCTGGATGCGGTGGCACAGCTGCAGGATCACAAGCCCGACATCATCCTGCTGGACATCGAGATGCCCCGCATGGACGGTTTCGAAGTGGCCAGCTTTGTGCGCCATGATGAAAACCTCAAGGATACGCCGATCTGCATGATCACTTCCCGTACCGGGGAGAAGCACCGTGAGCGGGCGTTGGCCATCGGTGTCAACGAATACCTCGGCAAGCCTTTCCAGGAGACCGAACTGCTTGACACCATCACGCGGCTGACCGGGAATCAGTGATGGCCGGCCAGCCAGGACGGCCAGCGGTCGGTATCGTCTCGGACATCGTCCTGCAGCGCCACCGGCTGCAGGAAGCCACGTCCAGGTTCGGCCTGGACGTTTGCTTTTCTGGCGACCCGGATCGTCTCCAGGGTTACCCGGAATTTCCGGATGCCAGCCTGTGGCTGATCACCCTGGAAGACGAGGCGGACCATCCGGTCCTGTTTGATCATCTGCTGGAGAATACCGAGGCACCGGTTCTTTTTGGCCTGGACCCGGCCCCTAAGCCCGGCAGCACCGACTATTTTCGCTGGGAACGCCGGTTGCTGGACAAGCTGGAGCAGTCCCTCGGACACATAGAGAAGCTGGATTCCGCGGCGGCTATCGAGGAGCTGGCCAACGAGCAGCCACAAACGGCGACCTCACCCACACTGCCCCACTGGATTCCGCCCGCATCGGCAGATCTGCCGGCCGAAGAAATCTGGATTCTGGGTGCATCACTCGGTGGCCCTGCCGCGGTTAAAACCTTCCTCGACAACCTCCCACCCGGCTTACCGGTGGGTTTTGTCTATGCTCAGCATATCGATAACAATTTTACCGAGGTGCTCACCCGGGTTCTGGGGCGCCACGCTCACTACCAGCTGAAACCGGCAGAGAACGGCTATCGGATCCACAACGGTGACGTTATCCTGATGCCGGTGGAGCATGAATGGTCGCTGGACGACAGCGGTGCACTCCTGCAGCGGGATACACCCTGGCCGGGACCCTACGGCCCGTCCATCGACCAGGTGCTGCTGAATATCGGCGACCATTACGGTGCCCATTGCCACGCCATCGTGTTTTCAGGCATGGGCAATGACGGCGCCATTGCCGCGCCGTTGCTGAAGG
Above is a genomic segment from Marinobacter panjinensis containing:
- a CDS encoding chemotaxis protein CheB, whose product is MAGQPGRPAVGIVSDIVLQRHRLQEATSRFGLDVCFSGDPDRLQGYPEFPDASLWLITLEDEADHPVLFDHLLENTEAPVLFGLDPAPKPGSTDYFRWERRLLDKLEQSLGHIEKLDSAAAIEELANEQPQTATSPTLPHWIPPASADLPAEEIWILGASLGGPAAVKTFLDNLPPGLPVGFVYAQHIDNNFTEVLTRVLGRHAHYQLKPAENGYRIHNGDVILMPVEHEWSLDDSGALLQRDTPWPGPYGPSIDQVLLNIGDHYGAHCHAIVFSGMGNDGAIAAPLLKAYGSRIWVQESSSCGNSSMPDSVAATGCSVFCGTPEQLARELVKTIEESCLLKGRQKRDSA